TGCCCCGGATCTGCCCAAGGACGAGGAAAATGCGGTCGTGCGCGGACGCGCGATCACTTATTTCGAACTGCCGGGCTTTGGTGACCTGATCGTAGAGATCAACGAGTGGGACAAGGCGGTTCTCGGCCAGATTCGCGCCCATCCCAAGATCGCCTGCCTCAACGGCAAGCCCGCCGATCAGGCTTACACGCGCCAGGAACTGGTCGATGTGGGCGAGCTTTTGCCGCAGCAGTGGATCGACGAAGGCGCCGCAGTCGGCACAGCGGCGCAGTGTGCGGATCAGTTGATGGCCTATCTTGATGCTGGCGCCGACGAAATCCTCCTGCACGGTGCTGCGCCCAAGGACATGGGGCCGCTGACCACCGAGTTGAAGCGGGCGCTTGCTGCCAAGGGTTTCTGACAATGCCCTTTCTCCCGGCAGGTTGCGATTCAGCCCGCCGGGAGAAAGGTTTGATTGGCGCATGATCCCGGCAGCGGATCGGCGCCAGGGATAGGGAACGACGGAATGGCGCTGGCTGAAGCATCAGGATCAATTGCCCCGCTGGACCCGGACGCGCTGATTGCCGATGCGCAGGCGCAGACGGGCTATACCGATTTCGGTCCCGACCTCAGCTTCATGACCGGCTTTCGCGAACTGGTCAAAGCCGTGGAAGCGATGGACCCGCCGCCGCAATTGCGCGCCACCGCCAAGGCCAATATCACCAAGATCCTGTCGATGCGCCTGCGCATGGCCGAGGATGACCGCAACCATCCCGAAATCGCCGCGCAAGATGTGGGATCGCCGCTGATTGTCTGCGGGCTGCCGCGCACCGGCACGACGATCACCTATGACCTGTTGTGCCTTGATCCGGCGGCCCGCGCGCCGACCGAATGGGAATGGTACATCCCCTGGCCTGCGCCGGAAAAGGCGACGTTCACCACCGATCCGCGCATCGGGCAGGTGCAGGCGATCTATGAAAACTGGCTGGCCCACGCGCCGCAGCTTGCCGATATCCAGCGCATGGATTGCACACAGCCGGGTGAATGCAATCACGGTATGATGATGCATTTTGCCAGCACCAACTTCCCCGCCGAACTGGGTGTACCCGATTTTGCCAGATGGTTGCTCAGCA
This genomic interval from Novosphingobium sp. CECT 9465 contains the following:
- a CDS encoding sulfotransferase; this translates as MALAEASGSIAPLDPDALIADAQAQTGYTDFGPDLSFMTGFRELVKAVEAMDPPPQLRATAKANITKILSMRLRMAEDDRNHPEIAAQDVGSPLIVCGLPRTGTTITYDLLCLDPAARAPTEWEWYIPWPAPEKATFTTDPRIGQVQAIYENWLAHAPQLADIQRMDCTQPGECNHGMMMHFASTNFPAELGVPDFARWLLSTVAEGQYRTHKRLLQQFQWKGPQGRWTLKSPQHLFDLPGLVEAYPGAMLVWTHRDPVLTFSSLSSMIAAFLAAVGADKDLKAVGRSVFETWSEGLERGLKARDARPDIAERIIDLGHSEVVADPMGSVRRIYDRFALPFTPEHEARITQFLAQNSAAKRLGRHKHTAEQFGIDPAEVRERLAPYYARFGHLLAPLPTNAG